gtgtttaaaaagatataTTTCTGATGCATTTAAAAATGGACGACACAGTTGGTAAAACATCAACACGTGACATTTATTTCCCATTTGCAGAAATGAAAAACACGATGGACTTATTTCTTAATGGAAGGAACATGTCATACAGTGCCCTTAGGTGGGAAAAGACTACTCCAGCCCCGCAATTTATACAACATTGAAAATGTAACTAAAACAGAAGTATATGTATTTCTTATTGTTGCCTTACGGCATGAAACAAATGTTACGACTCAAaaggggaataaaaaaaattactttcAACTCAACCCTCGAGTAAACCCTGCTGTTCACAAGTTGAAATTTACAATGGACAGAAAAAGAGACAACACtttcataatttaaaaaataaaaaaatagtaacCTATAACCTTTAGATCTCAATTTGGAGTAAAATATTGggaatgtggttgcacaagtgtgcacaccctcttatagccaggatgtggctgtgttcagaatTCACACCTAGTGTTTAAAGGTGCCTCTGACTAACCCCAAATAAAGTTCAGATGTTTTAGTAGGCTTTTCCTAACATTTTTCTTCATACATTCTACTACACCAGCAACTAAATGTTGGCAGGTGTGTGCCGACtcactcaattttatttttcatttcaacAGGGTTGTGCATTGAAGACTTTTTCTATCCACTGTAAACCAGCAGATGGGgtggaaaaacaaatgtgaagAACTTTCCACATGAAAAATATTGAACTCTTATAAATGGTTACATACTttaaagcttaaaaaaaaaaaaagtcataatggGAAACAGGTCACCGTAaatacacgtttttttttttctggggtgACTGACTTGGGGACAATAATATCTTTTAGAATGGATATAAAGACTCTGGCTGGTATATTTTCTTCTATTGCCTGCTACAGACAGACACTAACATGTTTTGCTGGCTTTATGGTACAATTACATTCTGATGGACACGTGTTCAACCACAGGAGATACACATACACAGAAGCGCATGCATGCATTGAAAAGATCCCGGTGAGCAATAAACGGCGCACAGAACGTTAGCGCCGGTTAACATTCATACCATAGCTGCTCTCATTAAGGCCGAGACGATGAAACTGAACCAGCGATCGCGTTACGACAATCAATGTGAAGCAAATGTGCTGGAGTCGTATGACGACAAAAGTAAGAGGTCGGATGTGATTGTAGGTCCGTGATGAGGCTGCAGGGCTTTTGGTAGCTTTAGCCTAACAGAGCAAAACTAGCATATTTCCTCAAATAGCGGCCTGCGCTCCAACGAATAAATTGGCTGGGTGCGACATCTACTTAAACTATTAAGTGGGGAAACATTCCCAGTTTTACCAAGCAACTTGTCAATTGTTTTTGCTCCAAGTTGGAGTTAGGTTCAGTTTGGCCAATTCCATGCTACCTAATTTGAAACTTGCAGCATGGTGGAAAAGTGTACCACCAAATATTGCCTTCGTAGAGCCACTACGCCATCAAATTTGAACCTTGTATACAAGACACATGGATGATGCTAAAGTGGAAGTTGGTGTATTGGAGATAATTTTTCAGACTTGCATTAAAACATGAAATTATAATGCATTTAAAGGTTCgtagaaaaaatgaaaaaaagagcTTTGGCCTATATTTGAGGAAATATGGCATTATGGCACGCAGTTAAGAGCAGATATTAATAAATGCCAAACAATCCTAATTTGGATCAGTACTTAAAAGTGTACAAGTTCATTGACACCCACTCCCCTCATGTGCTTTAATGTTGTCATTAAGAGAGAAAATATATCTATAAAATATCATACACAAAGCAAATATGCGAGCACCACACAAATGTTCTTCCTTTGGCCCGTGACCCAAGacgcatttcttttctttttgatcaTACCCTGCTGACAAAAGAGCTAAGATGAAAAAACTCTggtggatataaaaaaaataaaataaaaaaataaaaacatggacaCTGACCAGGTCCAAATGGAGAAGGAGAACACTGGCATCTGTGTGGAACCCGACCCACTCACTTGTGTGCATGGGGATACTTTAAAGTTCATATCAGCTTGCATGATTTTCTAGATTTCGAAAACAAGAATCTACTACAGGCCtctgcttaaaaaaaatcttactaaATAATAAGTACATGAAGACAGATAAGGAAGTTCATAGTTTATTAAAATTCTACATGATTTTAATCTATttgagtataaaaaaaaaagcgtaaTTCCTAAGCAGGCATGGGTGTACATGGTAAATGGTCCAGTGCACACGACTCAATTCAAGTTTAGTGGAAAACAGCAATCTTCAACCCTGAAAACAACTCAGAGGATCATAAGATTTCTCTGAaaaccaaaggaaaaaaaaaacaaaagctagCGTCTTGCTTTGCTACCTCCACCTATCCTTGGTCAAACCTCTGAGAGAGAGAAAGGAAAAAAGACGGAAACAGAAAGTTCCACGTCTCGGGCGTGGCCCAGCCACCGTGAGGTCCGTTTGCAAATGCGATAATAAATACAGGCATCCGTGTGGGCTACGAGAGCGACAGAATTTtccacatgcatacacacacgcccgcacgctcacacacacacacgcgcgcacgcacaagcATACGTCTGACTGAGATGATGACGAGCGTACTAAATAAAGCCTCCTCTTTACAGTGCAACAGCATGGTAGCTAATGGATAGCAGtgctttcattaaaaaaaaaaaaaaggaatggaaaataaaaaatatatatacaacaTTAAGGAAGAGCAGTACTTTTATCTTTTGGTCCGGCGTCCGAGACAGACTGTGAACTGCTTCCTCCTATAAACAACAGTAGTAGTTTCTGCCGCACTTGAACGGACTGTGGGGGGCAAGAAAACACGTGTCAGGATGCTCATAAATGACAATGAAACCAACTCAAAACACTTAATTCTTTATATATGTACTGCCAAGATCTGATGATGTTACAAAGAATGATGACTTGACTGTTTTGGTTTGTAAACTTTCGCTTTGCAATAATTGTTGGTCAAAGTCCAAAAATGTGTGGCCAGGTTCGCGACTGGCTGTTAACTGGTTAACCATTAGCCAGTCTTTATGTGAAGTATCTAGGCTTCAGTCGTGGCCATAGGAGCCTGTGCATAAATGTGCTTACTCAGCTTTATTTTGTAATCATTTGTTGAATAAGCAATTCAAAGTTCAACACTTTTTAGATTAGCTGTTAGATTTTATGACAGTAACAGGCTGACCCTGGAACAGCCATCCGTTTTCTATGTTGCTTGTCTTAATTAAGGGAAAAGTAGGATATGTTATGGCTGCTGCTGGTCGCCAGCTAATCACAGACAGACAGCAGCTAAGGAATCAAAGCCTGAACCACAAAACTGAGAGGAGATTGTGCTGCCTTTAATCTGgaaacaattattctgtttatttcCTGTGCTTTGAAACAAAATTGTGTTTAACCTTAGAGACTCCAATGTAACATTTTCATCTTCATGCTGGGCTACTGAGGTAAGCAACTCCACCTCAAGTCAAAGAAACGTACGCACGTCTCACCTCATAATTGTGAGCCTTCAGAGCCGCCGTGTACGTAGCCGCCTTTGGACTTCATCTGGGCCTGAACCAGATCCACCTGCAAGTAGTCAGTAAGCAGCTTTGAGTAAGACAATTTAAGGCAACGGAATACGACTTGGGTGGCTTTAAGGACTGAGAAGAGAGAGTTTTTCCAAACCTACCGACGGCAATCCCAAGCCCATGTCGCCCGACCCGACGTGTGTCGTGTGAACAAAGTTTGTTGGCTCGCCGATCATGGAGCGGTCGATCCGCCGCCGCCGTTTCTGGGAAACACatgttgatttttcttttaaataaatacattcactAACATGTTGATTTGCATTTCAAGTTATATGATCAGTGGAAAAATTCCAAAGTTAAACTGTTGCCTGCTTTTTAAAAATGGTATACTTACAGGCTGCGGCTGCTCCGCAATACAGCAGCTGAAACAAACCCAGAATTCAGTCATTCCTAGGCCAGTGACAACACCGCTGCAGCAGTTTCCGGTTTCGGTTGAGCTGCCACTCGCCGCGTTGCCTTCCTGTCTGTCTGATGTCAGCAGAGCCGCAGACGCACCGTGGAAACTAACGGCAGTCTCTCCGCAGCTCTCTTCGGGACAAACGTGTGCTACAAGAAGTGTCCGCCCAGTACCAGGCACCCCTTCCTGTCCAAAGGTTGAGCAAAAATAAGCATCTGACGtagataacaaatgtttttacatGTTTTCTCTAATATAAATTGACGAAAGTTGTATTCCtgccattaaaaaacaaaaagctcaAAACAATGACGATTCTGATAAGACAAACAATGACAAACCTCTATGAGAACTTTCAGCACATATTTACATGTTTTCCAAATCATGCCTTAGAGCTAGTAGTTACACTAAGTAAAGCGTGACTGCAAAATGGGAGAACACACCAATGCTTGCAATAGCTGACAGTGAGAAAGAAATGAGGTCAGTAACGTAATGTAGCAGACGAGCCTGTGCCGCGACCTACTATCGACACAGTCGATAAAGCTCACGTTTGGAGGGGGTATAATGAGAGTGATAGCATGAGCTCGATTACACCAAACACTCTATGGTTATTTccccaaaaatgttttaagaAAGATGACCCAACATGGAGACACCATGTGACATGGGTTGTTGATAGGAATGTgacaggaatgacaaaatagtaGAGGAATGTGAAGGTCAGGCTATGTTAGGAGAGAATAATTGAATTTGGAAGATGTCCCAATGGATACGTCGTGTTTCGGAAGAATAGCCAATTGGTGGATTGACACCGTTTTAGGGTGGATGGCAGGCGATTAGTAGGGGAAAGAAATGACATACGTACATTCACAGATTTTTTGGGGTATGATTCAACAATACAGAAGTGTGCTGAGTTTCCACAAGGAACAAACGCCCTGAAGGGCAACTGCCTGACTAATTTATTCTGTAAACAAACGCAGTCCAACAGAATAAAACCTCTGTCGAGCCAAAGTCATGGCTAGCATGTGAGCTAGGCAGAATGCCAAACTCATTTGTAACAGCATCCAAAGCAATGACAAATGTTTAATATAGCATAATCTTTCGAGCTGGTCACACTGATTGCGTTGCAGTTGCCTACAATGTTAATTTCCCCAAATGAAGGCACAATATCCGTGTTGCAGTTTACTACATTTATTAAATGTATTGTGCAGAAGCAGGGTGAGGCAGattgtatggaaaaaaaatatactgtatGTTTTCTCATTGGCGATTTTTAAACAACAAATTGTTCTTGATTTTTACAAGTTGCAATGTAATAACGGGGAAATGCAGGTCAGGGTAGCTACCGTTGAAAACCAATAGCCAAATTGCTTCTGATGCTTGGCACCAAAAATTATACTTTCTGTAGTAAaggaaaaaagaggaaaaaagagATCCCTCAAATACTAAGGTCGCTGATACTAGACATTTCCTTATTTGGACCTAATGCTAGCCACTTTCCACCCTTCCCACACAGCTAACTGTAACAATAGTTTATGATGCAGTGTTTTCTTTCCTTCTAAATATCGGCTTTACACAACATCATTAAGGTCGATACGAATTCAAGACGTCCACCCTATAACAATGAAAAACTACTTTCAAATAGACAGGCCGATTTCTTGTGTAACAATAGACAGGGCGTTTAATGAATATATTGCAGCTCTGCAGGGGTTATTTGATCGATTTGAGCTCAAAATAACACGTAAAACCTTAACTTGTATTTACAAATTAAGGTTATACAACTATGTATCAACGCGTCTTATAAAAGCTCGAATCGCGTATATCAAATGTCAATACGTAAAATACGACAAATAGATCGAAATAATGTTTGGTTCGGGACGTGTTATGCTCTCGCGTTTAAATGATCAAACCCCGCGTTAGCATCAAAGTGGCTAACAGGGTTAGCTCAATCGCTGTTTCCTCCACTGACAGCTAGCCAGCCGCGCTAATTTAGCCCTATTTCCGATAGTGTGACACAAATTCACGATTTTAAAACAACAAGTACTTTACGCCACTATTAAGATGTAACGCAGTGAATTCGTCGTTTTAAATATATTGAGTACGAGGTAAATGATCTTACCGCAGCGATTGGTTTGTCGGAGTCAACAGCTACTGTCGACTGCAAAGATAGAgaatgcaaaaaaagaaaaaaaaaacaacgccaGGAAGTGCAATGTGGGGAAATTCACTCAACTTCCGTTTTAGAGTGTGACCACTTCCGTGTTGACCCACGTTTTGCACGTTACTCGGAGGATCCAGTTATTCTTCCAAGACTagcatttttattcattattattaaggATGAGGCCACTTACAGAAGAAGAGACGAAAGCAATGTTTGAGAAGCTGTCGAAATAGTAAGTGCAGTGCGAGAACATTTTGTCGCGCGTTGATAACTACTTGGATTAGCATGCAAGGCTAACTTGTAATTTATATTTTCCTTTCATTACAGTATAGGAGAAAACATAAAGCTCCTCGTGGACAGACCAGACGGCACATACTGCTTCAGGCTTCACAATGACCGCGTCTATTACATGAGGTAATCATTTTACTAGCAAATATAATTATATGTAAAGCATTATAATGTCAAAATAATTAAGAAAGTGCATGCCAATGAGGACCTCCGTGTCTGCCTTACTCCATATttcctgttaaaaaaaatgcatactgGATTTCGTATTTTTTATTGTcatactttttattatgcacacATCCAAAATGGTGTGACATACCATATTGCAAAATATTGTTAAGCCCCCCAAGTGAAACCATAGTTTGAGAACATCTCAGAGGTCCAACAAAACCCCTCAAGAAGTTGTCAGCAATTGATTGTTGTTTCCACAGTGAGAAGCTCCTCAAACTATCCACAAACATTTGCCGGACCAATTTGGTGTCAGTCGGCACATGTTTTGGCAAATTTACAAAGTCCAAGAAGTTCCGGCTACACATCACAGCTCTGGATTTCCTTGCGCCCTATGCAAAGGTTTGTTTCATTCAGTTTACTGTCAAAAGAACTATATAAAGAAGTTAAAATTGTAACATTAAATACTGAATGCTCATTTCATAAAGTTCAAGGTATGGGTGAAACCTGGAGCAGAACAGTCTTTCCTCTATGGAAATCACATCCTAAAGTCCGGTCTGGGCAGGATCACGGAGAACACTATGCAGTACCAGGGTGTGGTGGTTTACTCCATGTCTGACGTGCCCCTGGTAGGTACTCTGCACATGCTTCAAGTTCCAACCTGTTGAGGACATGTCGAGGTCATCGCATGGCATTATGTTTCAGGGGTTTGGTGTGGCAGCCAAGACGACGCAAGAGTGTCGGCGAGTGGACCCCATGTCCATCGTCGTGTTTCACCAGACTGATGTGGGCGAGTTCATCAGGAATGAAGATGCATTAACATAAATCAACATTCTATCAGTTGGACTGCAGATTGTTGATTTATCAactccaacacacacaaaatatttttcatagAAAAGGAACATTTTAGAATGTGACAATGTTACAAAGACATTATTTAACATTTATTCAACAAACAATAGCTACATTTCTGGAACTCAATGTCTATTCAACAAACTAACACATTTGTGGAAtacaaagagtaaaaaaaaaaaccttgcagTTACATAGTGAAAATAAACTCAAACCATGTTCAGTTTCTTCATTGTTCTCCATCTATCTTTTAAGTGGACATTTGTCCTGTCTCTGAAGCGGTAATACAACTTAATTTTAGTCCAGTTGCCCTCTCCGAATTTTTTGACTCCCTCCTTGAGCTTCTGGCTTTCCTCTTCTGTCCACATCTGCAACACAACAGGCAAATGTTCACTTATTTGAAGTCAAAATGTTTAATTCTTTACATTTAATTATTCCAGGACTATGTTGTCTCAAAGCTTACATGCAAACTAGACTGAGCTATTGATGTCAATTTAATATTTGGTCTTCACTGAATCGCTCAATCTTTTAAGTCCTGAATACATTAAAGAAAAGCAAATAGAATGGAAATTAGGGGTAAACGATTCTAGAAAAtaatctaagaaaaatgaagcaCTATTTAATATGAAAGGTAGTTTATTGTTAATTGGTCATTTAGCCCTAATATAAACCCAGGCAAACTCGGGTCGAGATGTCAAATCAAACATGGTGAAGCAGCAATTAGCTGATGAACTGCACTCCTTTGATCTGTAAACATTTGTAAgacaaaaataatacaattccaatataaaaaaaaaagagacaatttCTAAACATTGAGGTCAACATTTTATCGCAAAACTAAATGCTTACCCTCTTCTTGACCCCTGATAATGGACTCGTGTTAATTGTTTCTAAAAGAAAACAAGACGACAACAAAAATTAGACCCAATTACATGGTAATACCAAATGTTTTTTCCCTCTTGCACTACCATTGAAAAGTTCCACTTCTTCACCCCAAGCGGCTTTGGTCTCCTTGGCTTGGTTGCACAGCTCCttcctgtcaaaaaaaaaaaaagaggctatgCTAAATAAGCAGCATGTTGTGTGATCCACTGTATAGCCAACCACCTAAGTGCATTCAAATGTGATGAGATTTGCACAATGTGTGACACCACCAAACTAAAATGTATTAATGGAATTTTAAACTCATCTGAAATATCAAATGTTTTCCTCCCCGCTCAGAATTAGCGATCAAGAGGAAACAAAACATGCTTCAACTCAAAATATTTATCTGCTAGATCCTCAATTTTCCATTCTGCCCAAACTACACATAATTGATTTTTCACATAAAAGGGAATGGTGAAAAGTACTGACCATTTTGCATGGGAGCGGTTCTTAGGTGTAGAACTTTTTGGAGGGGTACGCAACTGAGGATTCAAAGAAGGGGAGTCATCCAATGATGAGTCTGGAATTATGATGTCACCTCTATTTCCCGTAAACCTGCAAGAATAATTGAGGATTATTGTATCGCCTGACAATCGGAAAGAATCTCGCAGATAATGTGCACTTGCTTGCTCGGAGGGTTGCTGGCACATATTTTTGCTTGACTGATCACTGGAGTATCCTGCACCATGTCACAACTGTCCGATGATGAATCTTCTGATTCGGTGCTCTTTCTACATCAACAAAAGAGAAGGCTAGTTAAGGAACTGTACTGAGGAatcattaataaataaataaataaacgacgACTGCCTTAACAAACTTACGCAGATGGCGAAGCCTGTTTACGAGGTGTTCCTTGTGAGACTTGCTTGCCAGAAGTTGAGCTAGATGATATCTCCTTACGTTGTAAAGATGACTCAACATCACTAGCGGAAGATCAGGAAAGCAAAAACATTCACGTTACATCCTCCAGTTATGATCAAATATTTGGACTGCAAATTAGGGCATTGCATTCTACCCAGATGACAAAGCCAGATTACGACATGTTCCTTGAGAGGCTTGCTTGCCAGATACCGAGTTAGACAACTGTTCCTCAAGTTGTAGAGCTGACTCAACATCACTAGCGGAAGATCAAGAAGGCAAAAATATTCACGTTGCATTCGACAGTTGTGATCAAATATCTTGGCCTAATTAAGAGTTGATATCTTCCAGAAATTATAACAGTGTGCAGCAATGCACTTTAACTTTTAACCTTATGTAATCATAGGAGAAACACAGTGGACGCATTCCGCACCCACAAACAAATGTACCTGTTCTTTGCCAACGTAACTGATCGAAGTCTCCTCAGCGGGACGACCTCCATGTCACTTTCAAGGGTTTGAAACAGCAATGATTGGGACAGCGCCGGCTCATCTGTTCTTGCCTCTTGCTCCTGAGAGACAGCAGACGACACGCTGCCCTGACTGTCCGACTCCAACACCATCCTTGACATGTTGTAACGTTTCTGTTTCTTCTTCGCTTTTCCGCTTCCTCCCCTGTGTGTGTTTCGCGTTGAAGCGGTTTTGGATTGAGGGGGGGCATCTGTTTGAGTAAGAGGGGCGGCCGGGGCAGCTTCAAGAGGGCTGCCTGAGTTCCTCTGGAAAAGCTCTTCGCTCTCTGAGTTTCCACACATGTCCTCCTCGTCAGTATTTAGAACTGTGTCTTGATTTTCAACTTCTTCCTCCAGATGAGAAAATGTTATGTCACCAGGtgcagccaaagcctggtaggcAATCTCCAGTCGGTCTTTTGGGATATTAGAAGCGTCACTAGAAAGTTGAAGGACAACAATGTGGAGGCTTGTGAACACATTGGAAAATAACGGCATGGAAAAAAATTGCCCGAT
This genomic window from Syngnathus scovelli strain Florida chromosome 4, RoL_Ssco_1.2, whole genome shotgun sequence contains:
- the cdc42se2 gene encoding CDC42 small effector protein 2: MTEFWVCFSCCIAEQPQPKRRRRIDRSMIGEPTNFVHTTHVGSGDMGLGLPSVDLVQAQMKSKGGYVHGGSEGSQL
- the nip7 gene encoding 60S ribosome subunit biogenesis protein NIP7 homolog, with the protein product MRPLTEEETKAMFEKLSKYIGENIKLLVDRPDGTYCFRLHNDRVYYMSEKLLKLSTNICRTNLVSVGTCFGKFTKSKKFRLHITALDFLAPYAKFKVWVKPGAEQSFLYGNHILKSGLGRITENTMQYQGVVVYSMSDVPLGFGVAAKTTQECRRVDPMSIVVFHQTDVGEFIRNEDALT
- the terfa gene encoding telomeric repeat binding factor a isoform X2, which gives rise to MAEEADYHLEVEPIANRWLLDHYISLAFQYFHKGQYKDFCEVRQVVQSIMSRPVATSEVLPKKIFVMQLISRINEGESLDVTFEQEGSLCPLESALVQLEDLCGTSDVSQNDLEKVCILLKEMIVKLFIKNEKFDKAKEFLRRFPKSQLAKKKIFMELINLRCNKHKLIEEMDFKHLKDQIVAFCREFCPFSVSFLYKAAKQLLDQLEQQRKKDKTDEPDKCGPSTSAQVNAELLTCDASNIPKDRLEIAYQALAAPGDITFSHLEEEVENQDTVLNTDEEDMCGNSESEELFQRNSGSPLEAAPAAPLTQTDAPPQSKTASTRNTHRGGSGKAKKKQKRYNMSRMVLESDSQGSVSSAVSQEQEARTDEPALSQSLLFQTLESDMEVVPLRRLRSVTLAKNSDVESSLQRKEISSSSTSGKQVSQGTPRKQASPSAKSTESEDSSSDSCDMVQDTPVISQAKICASNPPSKFTGNRGDIIIPDSSLDDSPSLNPQLRTPPKSSTPKNRSHAKWKELCNQAKETKAAWGEEVELFNETINTSPLSGVKKRMWTEEESQKLKEGVKKFGEGNWTKIKLYYRFRDRTNVHLKDRWRTMKKLNMV
- the terfa gene encoding telomeric repeat binding factor a isoform X1; translated protein: MAEEADYHLEVEPIANRWLLDHYISLAFQYFHKGQYKDFCEVRQVVQSIMSRPVATSEVLPKKIFVMQLISRINEGESLDVTFEQEGSLCPLESALVQLEDLCGTSDVSQNDLEKVCILLKEMIVKLFIKNEKFDKAKEFLRRFPKSQLAKKKIFMELINLRCNKHKLIEEMDFKHLKDQIVAFCREFCPFSVSFLYKAAKQLLDQLEQQRKKDKTDEPDKCGPSTSAQVNAELLTCDASNIPKDRLEIAYQALAAPGDITFSHLEEEVENQDTVLNTDEEDMCGNSESEELFQRNSGSPLEAAPAAPLTQTDAPPQSKTASTRNTHRGGSGKAKKKQKRYNMSRMVLESDSQGSVSSAVSQEQEARTDEPALSQSLLFQTLESDMEVVPLRRLRSVTLAKNSDVESALQLEEQLSNSVSGKQASQGTCRNLALSSGDVESSLQRKEISSSSTSGKQVSQGTPRKQASPSAKSTESEDSSSDSCDMVQDTPVISQAKICASNPPSKFTGNRGDIIIPDSSLDDSPSLNPQLRTPPKSSTPKNRSHAKWKELCNQAKETKAAWGEEVELFNETINTSPLSGVKKRMWTEEESQKLKEGVKKFGEGNWTKIKLYYRFRDRTNVHLKDRWRTMKKLNMV
- the terfa gene encoding telomeric repeat binding factor a isoform X3; amino-acid sequence: MAEEADYHLEVEPIANRWLLDHYISLAFQYFHKGQYKDFCEVRQVVQSIMSRPVATSEVLPKKIFVMQLISRINEGESLDVTFEQEGSLCPLESALVQLEDLCGTSDVSQNDLEKVCILLKEMIVKLFIKNEKFDKAKEFLRRFPKSQLAKKKIFMELINLRCNKHKLIEEMDFKHLKDQIVAFCREFCPFSVSFLYKAAKQLLDQLEQQRKKDKTDEPDKCGPSTSAQVNAELLTCDASNIPKDRLEIAYQALAAPGDITFSHLEEEVENQDTVLNTDEEDMCGNSESEELFQRNSGSPLEAAPAAPLTQTDAPPQSKTASTRNTHRGGSGKAKKKQKRYNMSRMVLESDSQGSVSSAVSQEQEARTDEPALSQSLLFQTLESDMEVVPLRRLRSVTLAKNSDVESALQLEEQLSNSVSGKQASQGTCRNLALSSGDVESSLQRKEISSSSTSGKQVSQGTPRKQASPSAKSTESEDSSSDSCDMVQDTPVISQAKICASNPPSKFTGNRGDIIIPDSSLDDSPSLNPQLRTPPKSSTPKNRSHAKWKELCNQAKETKAAWGEEVELFNETINTSPLSGVKKRIKGVQFIS